One stretch of Streptomyces agglomeratus DNA includes these proteins:
- a CDS encoding acyl-CoA dehydrogenase family protein yields MDFAFGVDDDAFRADARAWLAAHVGDASGREWERELGGGGWIGIGWDDGGAYGGRRAGLTQQVVWAEEYARSRAPARAGHIGENLLAPTLVAYGTEEQKQRFLPAIARGEELWCQGYSEPGAGSDLAGVRTHAVRDAGTYRVTGQKIWTSLAQDADWCFVLARTGAAKARRHHGLSFLLVPMDQPGRVDVRPIRQMTGTSEFSEVFFDGAVARDVVGGEGNGWRVAMGLLALERGVSTLVQQIGFAQELRQVVRLAVATGAAGDPVVRARLVRLWAELHTMRVNALRTLGTSRSGPGAPSVTKLLWGGWHQRLGELAVQVRGAAATVGPYDWDEERPYELDGLQGLFLFSRADTIYGGSDEIQRNIIAERVLGLPRESG; encoded by the coding sequence GTGGACTTCGCCTTCGGCGTCGACGACGACGCGTTCAGGGCTGACGCGCGGGCGTGGCTCGCCGCGCATGTCGGGGACGCGTCCGGAAGGGAGTGGGAGCGGGAGCTCGGTGGTGGCGGCTGGATCGGGATCGGGTGGGACGACGGCGGGGCGTACGGCGGCCGGCGGGCCGGGCTGACCCAGCAGGTCGTCTGGGCCGAGGAGTACGCCCGCTCCCGCGCCCCCGCGCGGGCCGGGCACATCGGGGAGAACCTCCTCGCTCCCACCCTCGTCGCATACGGGACCGAGGAGCAGAAGCAGCGGTTCCTGCCCGCGATCGCGCGCGGCGAGGAGCTGTGGTGCCAGGGGTACAGCGAGCCCGGCGCCGGTTCCGATCTTGCCGGGGTGCGTACGCACGCCGTACGGGACGCGGGCACGTACCGCGTCACCGGGCAGAAGATCTGGACCTCCCTCGCCCAGGACGCCGACTGGTGCTTCGTCCTGGCCAGGACCGGCGCGGCGAAGGCGCGTCGTCACCACGGGCTGTCGTTCCTGCTGGTGCCGATGGACCAGCCGGGCCGTGTGGACGTACGGCCCATCCGGCAGATGACCGGGACCAGCGAGTTCAGCGAGGTCTTCTTCGACGGGGCCGTCGCGCGTGACGTCGTCGGCGGGGAGGGCAACGGCTGGCGCGTCGCCATGGGCCTGCTCGCGCTGGAGCGCGGAGTGTCCACGCTCGTGCAGCAGATCGGCTTCGCCCAGGAGCTGCGGCAGGTCGTCCGGCTCGCCGTCGCGACGGGCGCAGCCGGGGATCCCGTCGTACGCGCCCGCCTCGTCCGGCTCTGGGCCGAGCTGCACACGATGCGCGTCAACGCGCTGCGCACGCTGGGTACTTCGCGATCCGGGCCCGGTGCGCCCAGCGTCACCAAGCTCCTCTGGGGCGGCTGGCACCAGCGGCTCGGCGAGCTCGCCGTACAGGTGCGGGGCGCCGCCGCGACGGTCGGGCCGTACGACTGGGACGAGGAGCGTCCGTACGAACTCGACGGTCTGCAAGGGCTGTTCCTGTTCAGCCGGGCCGACACCATCTACGGCGGGTCCGACGAGATCCAGCGGAACATCATCGCCGAGCGCGTGCTCGGCCTACCGAGGGAGTCCGGGTGA
- a CDS encoding MFS transporter has translation MTQTTEAAQGAVPAPAGPRRPRIHRAWFVAAVAFVTIIGGAAFNSLPGLLIEPLHESFHWSRGEIGFAVSIDMALYGLTAPFAAALMDRFGMRKVVVVALSMVAAGALLSVWMTASWQLMLYWGLLVGLGTGSMAMAFSATVTNRWFVERRGLVTGVLTAAGASGQLVFLPLCAWIVEDHGWKPASVTVALAALVVVPFVWLLLRDHPADVGLAPYGGEFVEKPAPRRGAAKRAVTVLFAAAKTGPFWLLAGTFAICGASTNGLVRTYFVPSAHDHGMPITAAASLLAVIGVFDVIGTIASGWLTDRFEARRLLAAYYALRGVSLLFLPMLMAPAVHPPMIFFIVFYGLDWVATVPPTLALCRDQYGEDSAIVFGWVLASHQVGAAVVAFAGGVARDVFGSYDVVWYAAGALCAAAALMSLVIRRSPAAPALKH, from the coding sequence GTGACCCAGACAACCGAAGCCGCCCAGGGAGCCGTACCTGCACCCGCGGGCCCCCGCCGCCCTCGTATCCACCGTGCGTGGTTCGTCGCGGCGGTGGCCTTTGTGACGATCATCGGCGGAGCGGCGTTCAACTCCCTGCCCGGCCTGCTGATCGAACCGCTGCACGAGTCGTTCCACTGGTCGCGCGGCGAGATCGGCTTCGCCGTCTCCATCGACATGGCGCTGTACGGCCTGACCGCGCCGTTCGCCGCCGCGCTCATGGACCGCTTCGGTATGCGCAAGGTGGTGGTCGTCGCGCTGAGCATGGTCGCGGCCGGCGCCCTGCTCAGCGTCTGGATGACGGCGAGCTGGCAGCTGATGCTCTACTGGGGCCTGCTCGTCGGCCTCGGTACCGGCTCGATGGCGATGGCGTTCTCCGCGACGGTCACCAACCGCTGGTTCGTCGAGCGCCGCGGCCTGGTCACCGGCGTCCTGACGGCGGCGGGGGCGTCCGGACAGCTCGTCTTCCTCCCCCTCTGCGCCTGGATCGTCGAGGACCACGGCTGGAAGCCCGCCTCCGTCACGGTCGCGCTGGCGGCCCTCGTCGTCGTCCCGTTCGTGTGGCTGCTGCTGCGCGACCATCCGGCGGACGTCGGACTCGCCCCGTACGGCGGTGAGTTCGTCGAGAAGCCCGCGCCCCGGCGCGGGGCGGCGAAGCGTGCGGTCACGGTGCTGTTCGCGGCGGCGAAGACCGGGCCGTTCTGGCTGCTGGCGGGCACGTTCGCGATCTGCGGGGCGTCGACGAACGGACTCGTCCGTACCTACTTCGTCCCCTCGGCGCACGACCACGGCATGCCGATCACCGCAGCCGCCTCGCTGCTGGCCGTCATCGGCGTCTTCGACGTCATCGGCACGATCGCCTCCGGCTGGCTGACCGACCGCTTCGAGGCCCGCCGCCTGCTGGCCGCGTACTACGCGCTGCGCGGCGTCTCGCTGCTCTTCCTGCCGATGCTGATGGCCCCGGCCGTCCACCCGCCGATGATCTTCTTCATCGTCTTCTACGGACTCGACTGGGTGGCGACGGTCCCGCCGACCCTCGCCCTGTGCCGCGATCAGTACGGCGAGGACTCGGCCATCGTCTTCGGCTGGGTGCTCGCCTCACACCAGGTCGGCGCGGCGGTCGTCGCGTTCGCGGGCGGTGTGGCGCGGGACGTGTTCGGTTCGTACGACGTGGTCTGGTATGCGGCGGGGGCGCTGTGCGCGGCGGCCGCGCTGATGTCACTGGTGATCCGCAGGAGCCCCGCCGCGCCCGCCCTCAAGCACTGA
- a CDS encoding SDR family oxidoreductase, which produces MGNFLAGKVVAVTGAGRGIGRAVALACAAEGARVVVNDYGVSMEGSEPTSEVAETVVKEIAAVGGEAVAVADDISTMAGGQRIVDVALARYGRIDGVVCVAGILRERMLFNMAEEEWDPVVATHLKGTFTVFRAASAVMRKQGGGTLIGFTSGNHQGSVAQANYSAAKGGIISLVRSAALGLHKYGVTANAVAPVARTRMSANVPMELKEIGEPEDVAALVVYLLSERARAEGITGQVYTVAGPKIAVWAQPRELRAAYAEGGRWTPESIADFLPGTVGTDPMPMLAQLSAMAEAASRGARPNA; this is translated from the coding sequence GTGGGGAACTTCTTGGCAGGCAAGGTCGTGGCCGTGACAGGGGCGGGGCGGGGGATCGGGCGCGCGGTGGCGCTGGCCTGCGCGGCCGAGGGGGCGCGGGTCGTCGTCAATGACTACGGGGTCTCGATGGAGGGTTCCGAGCCGACGAGCGAGGTCGCCGAGACGGTGGTGAAGGAGATCGCGGCCGTGGGCGGCGAGGCGGTGGCCGTCGCCGACGACATCTCGACGATGGCGGGCGGACAGCGGATCGTCGATGTGGCGCTGGCCCGGTACGGGCGTATCGACGGGGTGGTGTGCGTCGCCGGGATCCTGCGCGAGCGGATGCTCTTCAACATGGCCGAGGAGGAGTGGGATCCGGTCGTCGCGACCCATCTGAAGGGGACGTTCACGGTCTTCCGGGCGGCGTCGGCGGTGATGCGCAAGCAGGGCGGCGGGACGCTGATCGGCTTCACGAGCGGCAACCACCAGGGGAGCGTCGCGCAGGCCAACTACAGCGCCGCGAAGGGCGGGATCATCTCGCTGGTGCGGAGCGCGGCGCTCGGGCTGCACAAGTACGGGGTCACGGCGAACGCGGTGGCTCCGGTGGCGCGTACGCGGATGTCCGCGAACGTACCGATGGAGCTGAAGGAGATCGGCGAGCCGGAGGATGTCGCGGCGCTGGTCGTCTACCTGCTCTCCGAGCGGGCGCGGGCCGAGGGGATCACCGGGCAGGTCTACACGGTCGCCGGTCCGAAGATCGCCGTCTGGGCGCAGCCCCGGGAACTGCGGGCGGCGTACGCGGAGGGCGGGCGGTGGACGCCGGAGAGCATCGCGGACTTTCTGCCGGGGACGGTGGGGACGGACCCGATGCCGATGCTGGCGCAGCTTTCGGCGATGGCCGAGGCGGCGTCCCGGGGGGCGCGGCCGAACGCGTGA
- a CDS encoding Zn-dependent alcohol dehydrogenase: MRGLVFDGKAARVVDDLEVRDPGPGEVMVAVGAAGLCHSDLSVIDGTIPFPAPVVLGHEGAGVVEAVGAGVTHVVAGDHVALSTIANCGACAECGRGRPTMCRKAIGMPGQPFSRRGGEPLYQFASSSSFAERTIVKAVQAVRIPAGIPMTSAALIGCGVVTGVGAVLNRAKVGPGDTVVVIGTGGIGLNVIQGARIAGASVIVAVDSNPAKEAVARQFGATHFLASADGDAVREILPAGAHHAFECVGRTDLIRQAVDLLDRHGQAVLLGVPAATAEASFLVSSMYLDKSILGCRYGSSRPQRDIALYAELYREGKLLLDELVTRTYPVEDFAKAADDAHHGRVARGVLTF; this comes from the coding sequence ATGCGTGGCCTTGTCTTCGACGGGAAGGCGGCGCGGGTCGTGGACGACCTGGAGGTACGGGACCCGGGGCCCGGCGAGGTCATGGTCGCCGTCGGCGCGGCCGGGCTCTGCCACAGCGATCTGTCCGTCATCGACGGGACCATCCCCTTCCCGGCGCCCGTCGTCCTCGGGCACGAAGGCGCCGGGGTCGTCGAGGCGGTCGGCGCGGGCGTGACGCATGTGGTGGCGGGTGACCATGTGGCGCTGTCCACCATCGCCAACTGCGGGGCGTGCGCGGAGTGCGGCCGTGGCCGGCCGACCATGTGCCGCAAGGCGATCGGCATGCCGGGGCAGCCGTTCTCCCGGCGGGGCGGCGAGCCGCTGTACCAGTTCGCGTCCAGCTCGTCCTTCGCCGAGCGGACGATCGTGAAGGCCGTCCAGGCCGTGCGGATCCCGGCCGGCATCCCGATGACCTCCGCCGCCCTGATCGGCTGCGGCGTCGTCACGGGCGTGGGCGCCGTGCTGAACCGCGCGAAGGTCGGCCCGGGCGACACCGTCGTCGTCATCGGAACGGGCGGCATCGGGCTCAACGTCATCCAGGGTGCCCGTATCGCCGGGGCCTCGGTCATCGTCGCCGTCGATTCCAATCCGGCCAAGGAGGCCGTCGCGCGGCAGTTCGGCGCGACCCACTTCCTGGCGTCGGCGGACGGCGACGCAGTACGGGAGATCCTGCCGGCCGGCGCCCACCACGCCTTCGAGTGCGTCGGCAGGACGGACCTGATCCGGCAGGCGGTCGACCTGCTCGACCGGCACGGACAGGCGGTGCTCCTCGGTGTGCCGGCCGCGACGGCGGAGGCGTCGTTCCTGGTGTCCTCCATGTACCTGGACAAGTCCATCCTCGGATGCCGGTACGGCTCTTCGCGCCCGCAGCGGGACATCGCCCTGTACGCCGAGCTGTACCGGGAGGGCAAGCTGCTGCTCGACGAACTGGTGACGCGGACCTACCCCGTGGAGGACTTCGCGAAGGCGGCGGACGACGCGCACCACGGGCGTGTGGCGCGCGGAGTGCTCACCTTCTGA
- a CDS encoding flavin reductase family protein, giving the protein MAATVVRYLRTVGAPTAAEPYDALPRPDLRAVGADERPPVDPAAFRSVLGHFASGVTVITAPPAAHPDEATDQVTDQVTDHTGPAGFACQSFASLSLDPPLVTFMVARTSTTWPRIARAGVFCVNILGADQGDLCRAFAVSGADKFAGVGHEPAPVTGSPLLDSVPAWIDCRVQAVHTGGDHLIVVGRVEALGGTDDGEPLLFHRGRFGRFSA; this is encoded by the coding sequence ATGGCGGCCACCGTCGTCCGATACCTCAGGACGGTCGGCGCCCCCACGGCCGCCGAACCCTACGACGCGCTCCCGCGCCCCGACCTGCGGGCCGTCGGCGCGGACGAGCGGCCACCGGTCGACCCGGCCGCGTTCCGGTCCGTACTCGGCCACTTCGCGAGCGGCGTCACGGTCATCACGGCACCGCCCGCCGCCCACCCGGACGAAGCGACGGACCAAGTGACGGACCAGGTGACGGACCACACCGGACCCGCCGGATTCGCGTGCCAGTCCTTCGCCTCGCTGTCCCTCGACCCGCCCCTGGTCACGTTCATGGTCGCCCGTACGTCCACGACCTGGCCGCGCATAGCCCGCGCCGGCGTCTTCTGCGTGAACATCCTCGGCGCGGACCAGGGCGACCTGTGCCGCGCCTTCGCGGTGAGCGGGGCGGACAAGTTCGCCGGGGTCGGCCACGAGCCCGCACCCGTCACCGGGTCACCGCTGCTCGACTCCGTACCCGCCTGGATCGACTGCCGCGTCCAGGCCGTGCACACGGGCGGCGACCACCTCATCGTGGTCGGCAGGGTGGAGGCGCTGGGCGGCACCGACGACGGTGAGCCCCTGCTGTTCCACCGGGGCCGGTTCGGCCGTTTCAGTGCTTGA
- a CDS encoding MFS transporter, with amino-acid sequence MRQADSGGLWNRNFRLFFVARTVAVFGDGMVPVALAAGLLGAGRPASSVGYALAAWIGPFAVLVLFGGVLADRFTPRRMMILADALRLVGASVLALSFAAGDPSVWVVYGLSAVSGVGAALFQPGVASTVPRIAHDIQRANAVLRVCEALMTMAGPAFAGLVVGLSGGAGAVFAANAATFGVSGACMFLLRLSPVGDPVRRGSLVSELVDGWHEFTARSWLWGVNAIWTVYGLTVAGPMMPLTAVLVTKGHGAGTYGALMGVHGAGSVAGGLLALRLRPGRPLAAGAVALLGVVVNLVVLGLDMSVLALGIGQFAGGAAFAFWLVMWSTTVQTHVPADALNRLHAYDVSGSLLMMAAGRALAGPVAERVGAEQVLLAGVVIMVAVVGALLGARPVRELRRVE; translated from the coding sequence ATGCGGCAGGCGGACTCCGGCGGACTGTGGAACCGTAACTTCAGGCTCTTCTTCGTGGCCCGCACGGTCGCCGTCTTCGGTGACGGCATGGTGCCCGTCGCCCTGGCGGCGGGCCTGCTCGGCGCGGGCCGTCCCGCCTCGTCCGTCGGCTACGCCCTCGCCGCGTGGATCGGCCCCTTCGCGGTGCTGGTCCTCTTCGGCGGCGTACTCGCGGACCGCTTCACGCCCCGCCGGATGATGATCCTCGCGGACGCTCTGCGGCTGGTCGGTGCCTCGGTGCTCGCCCTGTCCTTCGCGGCCGGGGATCCGTCGGTGTGGGTGGTGTACGGGCTGAGCGCGGTCAGCGGCGTCGGCGCGGCGCTCTTCCAGCCCGGGGTCGCCTCGACCGTCCCGCGCATCGCGCACGACATACAGCGGGCGAACGCGGTCCTGCGCGTCTGCGAGGCGCTGATGACCATGGCGGGTCCGGCCTTCGCGGGGCTCGTGGTGGGGCTCTCGGGGGGTGCGGGCGCGGTGTTCGCCGCGAACGCCGCGACCTTCGGCGTGAGCGGCGCCTGCATGTTCCTGCTGCGGCTTTCCCCGGTGGGCGACCCGGTGCGGCGCGGCTCCCTGGTGTCCGAACTGGTCGACGGGTGGCACGAGTTCACCGCGCGCAGCTGGCTGTGGGGCGTGAACGCGATCTGGACGGTGTACGGGCTGACCGTGGCGGGCCCGATGATGCCGCTCACGGCGGTCCTGGTGACCAAGGGGCACGGTGCGGGGACGTACGGCGCGCTGATGGGCGTCCATGGCGCGGGCAGCGTAGCGGGCGGCCTGCTGGCGCTGCGCCTGCGGCCGGGGCGTCCGCTGGCGGCGGGGGCGGTGGCGCTGCTCGGCGTCGTGGTGAACCTGGTGGTCCTGGGTCTCGACATGTCCGTACTCGCCCTGGGGATCGGCCAGTTCGCCGGCGGGGCGGCCTTCGCGTTCTGGCTGGTGATGTGGTCGACGACGGTCCAGACGCACGTCCCGGCCGACGCGCTGAACCGGCTGCACGCCTACGACGTGTCCGGATCGCTGCTGATGATGGCGGCGGGACGGGCGCTGGCCGGTCCGGTGGCGGAGCGGGTGGGCGCGGAGCAGGTGCTGCTGGCGGGGGTGGTGATCATGGTGGCGGTGGTCGGGGCGCTGCTGGGGGCCCGGCCGGTCCGGGAGCTGCGGCGGGTGGAGTGA